In Calderihabitans maritimus, the DNA window ACTTAGTCAAAAATGAACCCCACTGCGGTGGCAGTGGGGCGGGGTACAGTTTTAATGCAGGTAGTCATCCAGTTCGGACAGTTCATTGATATCAAAGATGTTATCTATCAACTGCTGTAGTACATAGGTATCTTGTTCTTTTATTCTGACCACATACTCCTTTGGCAGCTTACGGAACTTTTTAATCAAAAGTCTAATGGTAATGTCTACCAAGGATTCTTCCCTACCTTCTT includes these proteins:
- a CDS encoding DUF4351 domain-containing protein; this encodes EGREESLVDITIRLLIKKFRKLPKEYVVRIKEQDTYVLQQLIDNIFDINELSELDDYLH